From a region of the Streptomyces sp. B21-083 genome:
- a CDS encoding FG-GAP-like repeat-containing protein: MMNARPRRTRTVWTTGFLAAGLTTSLLVAPAAQSVTGGQVGDTEDQFAVKLHIGTGTDRERSCSGTLVDQQWVLTAASCFAADPQQGFKIAAGAPADTTVVTLGADHPTAAQTAKQKVLQLVPHPDRDLVMARIDNATTTQNPLDGPFPDELPVGVGNGETAQGEQLRAVGFGRTKDEWVPGRAHTGAFGVDTVNPSTLAISPTAAGGAALCRGDAGAPVLRDDKVVGVVTASWGGGCFNSDETRTGALATRVDDVVSWVQQVRLTSRKAHVTDAMSAADFNGDGRTDVASLMTSGEVEVFYGRPDGTLEFGQLQSNAGSLVGRQFVAGDFDEGKGIEMVGARDDGTLHLVKRRELWGNPNVLLGYGASTLWADATWKNALPAARMRTGATGRDTVLFQWPDGSLYTYKRDADGNLVNQKKVMWPDKTWKKKHIATADFNGDGRDDIAAVAADGALHLYLGKADGSFDQPRSMWPDKTWTSERPVLGGDFNGDGKADIAAMRTAGDLRFYPGDGKGGLAASRTMWPAV; encoded by the coding sequence ATGATGAACGCCCGCCCGCGCAGGACGCGCACGGTGTGGACTACTGGATTCCTGGCGGCCGGCCTCACGACCAGCCTGTTGGTCGCACCGGCGGCGCAGTCGGTCACAGGCGGCCAAGTCGGCGACACCGAGGACCAGTTCGCCGTCAAGCTTCACATCGGGACCGGTACCGACAGGGAGCGGAGTTGCTCCGGCACGCTGGTCGACCAGCAGTGGGTGCTCACTGCTGCCAGTTGCTTCGCGGCCGATCCTCAACAGGGCTTCAAGATCGCGGCGGGAGCGCCGGCGGACACCACCGTCGTGACCCTCGGAGCCGATCACCCCACGGCCGCGCAGACAGCCAAGCAGAAAGTCCTGCAACTGGTCCCGCATCCGGATCGTGACCTGGTCATGGCCCGAATCGACAACGCGACCACGACTCAGAATCCGCTCGACGGACCCTTCCCGGACGAATTGCCGGTAGGTGTCGGGAACGGTGAGACAGCCCAGGGCGAGCAGTTGAGGGCGGTTGGTTTCGGGCGCACGAAGGACGAATGGGTCCCAGGCCGCGCGCATACCGGTGCCTTCGGTGTGGACACCGTGAACCCGTCCACCCTTGCCATCTCGCCCACGGCGGCTGGAGGGGCCGCCCTCTGCCGGGGCGACGCGGGCGCCCCGGTGCTTCGCGACGACAAAGTGGTCGGGGTGGTTACTGCCTCATGGGGCGGCGGCTGCTTCAACTCCGACGAGACACGCACCGGTGCTCTCGCCACACGCGTCGACGACGTCGTGAGTTGGGTGCAGCAGGTTCGCCTCACGTCCCGGAAAGCGCACGTCACCGATGCGATGTCGGCGGCCGACTTCAACGGCGACGGTCGTACGGACGTTGCTTCCCTCATGACGAGTGGAGAAGTGGAGGTCTTCTACGGGCGACCGGACGGCACCCTCGAATTCGGCCAGTTGCAGAGCAACGCCGGTTCGCTCGTTGGCCGGCAGTTCGTCGCCGGTGACTTCGACGAGGGCAAAGGCATCGAGATGGTTGGTGCGAGGGACGACGGCACCTTGCACCTGGTGAAGCGACGTGAGCTGTGGGGAAACCCCAACGTTCTCCTCGGCTACGGGGCCAGCACGCTGTGGGCGGACGCCACATGGAAGAACGCGCTGCCCGCCGCCCGGATGCGGACAGGTGCCACCGGCCGCGACACCGTTCTCTTCCAGTGGCCTGATGGCTCGCTGTACACGTACAAGAGGGACGCCGACGGCAATCTCGTCAACCAGAAGAAGGTGATGTGGCCCGACAAGACGTGGAAGAAGAAGCACATCGCCACAGCTGACTTCAATGGGGACGGCAGGGATGACATCGCAGCTGTCGCCGCCGATGGCGCCCTGCATCTCTACCTGGGCAAGGCCGACGGTTCCTTCGACCAGCCTCGCTCCATGTGGCCCGACAAGACGTGGACGAGTGAACGTCCTGTCCTGGGCGGCGACTTCAATGGTGACGGTAAGGCCGACATCGCCGCTATGCGTACCGCTGGAGATCTGCGGTTCTATCCCGGTGACGGCAAGGGTGGACTGGCCGCTAGCCGCACCATGTGGCCGGCCGTGTAG
- a CDS encoding TreTu family toxin, producing the protein MRVAQIMGTSGPNVQDAGNAALDGTPDDVLKFLREGQYKQREQDERVQVAQIMGTGGTNVQLAARLALNGSAADIREFLDVGQYVALAKDQEHATVAQLAQQAKEAGKLAAKETAAAKAESAKAVQASQLAKEAALKAATEAEAAKGDTAKAASAAGRAASAATQAAASAQTAIEASRAANSSARVAANAASQAAAAAAGASQAASKARNAAADAAVDANSAQAARQAAETARTAAKGADLAADAADQAAIAADEAGKAAHSAASAGANAQLAADAAVEASGYAGQSSAAAAEARAAAATARRHAAEANRAAAAAEALAAKAAKAAREAGVAARSAATHANNAATFAEEAAADAGNAAKAAGRSTNHAKAATDAANVASAAVATAQDIYKIAREVEAEELLGRTNAGIERARDDQAAASARTTGQAALEQAVKDRETERNRLVAEAAKPEAALSTIAAQGRKLAVLVMQNGTAWGRAAAEYALTGTDDVVIDYLRNGWTTAKEGDDRSYVERLAEESETEEVRNAAEVALDGNAATVTEFIDNGQYKVAAQSMRVAIARVIGDAGPVLKESGLAALNSDDTKKFSKFLTRTQFTARTQDERVRAAQLFDTGSPEVKSAARIALEASPQSLHTFIVSGQYKAQRKDYLAATHVAQIQKMISDAAKVAATAQQNAATAQKVAATARKAAAEATEWAKKASDSSAKAKTYADEAAQHAKAAEASAASAAASAKTARNAADSSDAAASDAARSAADATLSSEIAQASASTAWHYADEAKQSAVDAGKDAEAALKASTEAFTIAVQKEREEAEARRKAAVAAKEKAKNDAGAQARQLYHCQQGFVPCDPEGFARWCQQSEIYCDILAYGEELGAAAEQLWNIEKEILGLGQFEACIQEKDFENCGSLAADALGGAKFRALEKAYDKLKLLKRVCRTKCFPAGTKVLMGDGSRKSIEDIHPGDRVLATEPVSGRTAVSEVTRQIVTGDDKYFNELTITTRTGAEKLTATYEHPFWSPSRQGWIEAGALTSGTTLLTSDKSTVQVQKNRSFIHRQTTYNLTIADIHTYYVLAGSTPILVHNSGGHTPAEGMVTVGRWMSSAEHQAMTETGKVQRGGGGFTYVVYPASRDAYISARPGSVYVEFDVPKSTLIPGGRPGDFKMSDSDTIFARLAAKKGNPVPQLPEAKNVQMGGWGCP; encoded by the coding sequence GTGCGGGTCGCCCAAATCATGGGCACAAGCGGGCCGAACGTCCAGGACGCTGGCAACGCCGCACTCGACGGCACGCCCGACGACGTCCTGAAATTCCTCCGCGAGGGCCAGTACAAGCAACGCGAGCAGGACGAGCGTGTCCAGGTGGCCCAGATCATGGGTACGGGCGGCACCAACGTGCAACTCGCTGCACGCCTCGCGCTGAACGGCAGCGCCGCCGACATCCGGGAGTTCCTGGATGTCGGCCAGTACGTCGCGCTCGCTAAGGACCAGGAACACGCTACCGTCGCGCAACTCGCCCAACAGGCGAAGGAAGCCGGCAAGCTCGCCGCCAAAGAAACGGCGGCGGCGAAGGCTGAGTCCGCCAAGGCCGTGCAGGCCTCGCAGCTCGCCAAGGAAGCCGCGCTGAAGGCCGCCACTGAAGCCGAGGCAGCCAAGGGCGACACTGCCAAGGCCGCGAGCGCCGCAGGTCGGGCAGCCTCCGCAGCGACCCAGGCTGCCGCCTCCGCACAGACTGCGATCGAGGCCTCCCGCGCCGCGAACAGCTCGGCACGTGTCGCCGCGAACGCCGCCTCCCAGGCGGCCGCGGCTGCAGCCGGCGCCTCCCAGGCCGCATCCAAGGCACGTAACGCCGCCGCCGACGCGGCGGTGGACGCAAACAGCGCTCAGGCTGCAAGGCAAGCCGCTGAGACCGCCCGTACGGCAGCCAAGGGTGCCGACCTCGCCGCCGACGCCGCCGACCAGGCGGCCATTGCGGCCGACGAGGCAGGCAAGGCCGCCCACTCTGCCGCGAGTGCGGGCGCCAACGCACAACTCGCCGCCGACGCCGCAGTCGAGGCCAGTGGCTACGCCGGCCAGTCCAGCGCCGCTGCCGCAGAGGCACGCGCCGCAGCCGCCACCGCCCGGCGCCATGCCGCCGAGGCAAACCGTGCCGCTGCCGCCGCCGAGGCTCTGGCAGCAAAGGCCGCCAAGGCGGCCCGCGAGGCGGGAGTAGCCGCCAGGTCGGCGGCCACGCACGCGAACAACGCGGCCACCTTCGCTGAGGAAGCGGCTGCGGACGCGGGCAACGCCGCGAAGGCCGCAGGCCGTTCCACGAACCACGCCAAAGCGGCCACCGATGCCGCAAACGTGGCCAGCGCCGCCGTGGCCACGGCCCAGGACATCTACAAGATCGCCCGCGAGGTGGAGGCCGAGGAACTGCTCGGCCGTACCAACGCCGGCATCGAGCGCGCCCGGGACGACCAGGCGGCAGCCAGCGCCCGTACGACCGGACAGGCCGCGCTGGAGCAGGCGGTCAAGGACCGGGAAACCGAGCGGAACCGGCTGGTCGCCGAGGCAGCGAAGCCCGAAGCAGCCCTGTCCACCATCGCCGCCCAGGGTCGCAAGTTGGCCGTCCTGGTGATGCAGAACGGCACGGCCTGGGGGCGGGCCGCCGCCGAGTACGCCCTCACCGGCACCGACGACGTTGTCATCGACTACCTCCGCAACGGCTGGACGACCGCCAAGGAGGGTGACGACCGCTCCTATGTCGAGCGCTTGGCGGAGGAGAGTGAGACCGAGGAGGTACGGAACGCCGCCGAGGTCGCCCTCGACGGCAACGCCGCCACCGTCACGGAGTTCATCGACAACGGGCAGTACAAGGTCGCCGCGCAGAGCATGCGAGTCGCCATCGCTCGAGTGATCGGCGATGCAGGCCCCGTCCTCAAGGAGTCCGGCCTCGCTGCTCTCAACTCGGACGACACCAAGAAGTTCAGCAAGTTCCTGACCAGAACTCAGTTCACCGCGCGGACGCAGGACGAGCGGGTCCGTGCGGCACAGTTGTTCGACACCGGCAGTCCGGAGGTGAAATCGGCAGCCCGGATCGCCCTGGAGGCCTCACCCCAGTCACTGCACACCTTCATCGTCTCCGGCCAGTACAAGGCCCAGCGCAAGGACTACTTGGCCGCCACCCACGTGGCCCAGATCCAGAAGATGATCTCGGACGCGGCGAAGGTCGCGGCAACCGCGCAGCAGAACGCCGCCACCGCCCAGAAAGTAGCCGCAACCGCGCGCAAGGCAGCCGCCGAGGCCACCGAGTGGGCGAAGAAAGCAAGCGACTCCTCGGCCAAGGCCAAGACGTACGCCGACGAAGCTGCTCAGCACGCCAAAGCCGCCGAGGCCTCCGCAGCAAGTGCCGCCGCATCCGCGAAGACGGCTCGGAACGCGGCCGATAGTTCGGACGCAGCGGCTTCCGACGCCGCCAGGTCGGCGGCCGACGCCACGCTCTCCTCGGAGATAGCTCAGGCCAGCGCCTCCACGGCATGGCACTACGCCGACGAGGCGAAGCAATCAGCCGTCGACGCGGGCAAAGACGCGGAAGCCGCGCTGAAGGCGTCCACCGAGGCGTTCACCATCGCGGTCCAGAAGGAGCGGGAGGAAGCCGAAGCTCGGCGCAAGGCCGCCGTCGCGGCCAAGGAAAAGGCGAAGAACGACGCGGGCGCCCAAGCTCGCCAGCTCTACCACTGCCAGCAGGGCTTCGTCCCGTGCGACCCCGAGGGCTTCGCCCGCTGGTGCCAGCAGAGCGAGATTTACTGCGACATCCTGGCCTACGGCGAGGAACTCGGCGCCGCGGCAGAGCAACTCTGGAATATCGAGAAGGAAATCCTCGGCCTGGGACAGTTCGAAGCCTGCATACAGGAAAAGGATTTCGAAAACTGCGGCAGCCTCGCGGCGGACGCGCTCGGCGGCGCCAAATTCAGAGCCCTGGAAAAGGCCTACGACAAACTGAAGTTGCTGAAGCGCGTCTGCCGCACTAAATGCTTCCCGGCCGGCACCAAGGTCCTCATGGGAGACGGCTCCAGGAAGAGCATCGAGGATATCCATCCAGGTGATCGCGTACTGGCCACGGAGCCGGTCTCCGGACGGACAGCCGTCAGCGAGGTGACCCGCCAGATCGTCACCGGGGACGACAAGTACTTCAACGAGCTGACGATCACCACCCGCACCGGCGCCGAGAAGCTCACCGCGACCTACGAACACCCGTTCTGGAGCCCGTCGCGGCAGGGCTGGATAGAGGCAGGCGCACTGACGTCGGGCACGACACTCCTGACCAGCGACAAGTCAACGGTCCAGGTACAGAAGAACCGCTCCTTTATCCACCGGCAGACCACCTACAACCTCACCATCGCGGACATCCACACGTACTATGTGCTCGCCGGGTCCACTCCGATTCTCGTTCACAACAGCGGAGGCCACACTCCAGCCGAGGGGATGGTCACTGTTGGCCGCTGGATGTCGTCGGCAGAGCATCAGGCGATGACGGAGACGGGAAAGGTGCAGCGCGGTGGAGGTGGCTTCACTTACGTCGTGTATCCGGCAAGTCGAGACGCGTACATATCTGCGCGCCCCGGATCCGTGTACGTAGAATTCGACGTCCCAAAGTCGACACTTATTCCCGGCGGCAGGCCAGGGGACTTCAAGATGTCAGACTCCGATACAATCTTCGCTCGACTGGCAGCAAAAAAGGGGAACCCTGTCCCTCAACTCCCCGAGGCGAAGAACGTCCAGATGGGAGGCTGGGGATGTCCCTAG
- a CDS encoding DUF3027 domain-containing protein: MSAATTRSRTPDRLCAEAVDLALSAAEEAAAPGVVGEHSGLVSEGDRVVTHFFECKEFGYRGWRWAVTVARASRAKLVTLDEVVLLPGPDALQAPEWVPWSERLRPGDMGPGDLLPTDAEDLRLEPGYSGEDEPLPNSVLAAASASASVALAADLADAEDADVTPGSPAGFTVVPARGSIAAVAEELGMRRARVLSRYGLHTAADRWEDAYGPTTPMAQAAPATCVSCGFLVAIGGSLGQAFGVCTNEFAPADGRVVSLAYGCGGHSEAAVMPKPPVPPPHVIDETIVDPFPLRPAADSGSVPVGADDTDAAELGHS, encoded by the coding sequence GTGAGCGCAGCGACAACGCGAAGCCGCACCCCTGACCGCCTGTGCGCCGAGGCCGTCGACCTCGCCCTTTCCGCGGCGGAGGAGGCGGCGGCGCCAGGCGTGGTGGGTGAACACTCGGGCCTCGTGTCAGAAGGAGACCGTGTCGTCACGCACTTCTTCGAGTGCAAGGAGTTCGGCTACCGGGGCTGGCGCTGGGCGGTGACGGTCGCCCGGGCGTCCCGGGCCAAACTGGTCACCCTGGACGAGGTGGTGCTCCTCCCCGGCCCCGACGCCCTCCAGGCCCCGGAATGGGTGCCCTGGAGCGAGCGTCTGCGCCCCGGGGACATGGGTCCCGGGGATCTGCTCCCCACGGACGCGGAGGACCTGCGTCTCGAGCCGGGTTACTCGGGCGAGGACGAGCCCCTGCCGAACTCCGTGCTGGCAGCGGCCTCGGCTTCGGCCTCGGTGGCACTGGCCGCGGATCTGGCGGACGCCGAGGACGCGGACGTCACTCCGGGCTCGCCGGCGGGCTTCACGGTGGTGCCGGCCCGCGGGTCGATCGCGGCGGTGGCCGAGGAACTGGGTATGCGCCGGGCGCGTGTCCTGTCCCGGTACGGCCTCCACACCGCCGCCGACCGCTGGGAGGACGCCTACGGTCCCACGACACCCATGGCCCAAGCCGCGCCGGCGACCTGCGTGAGCTGCGGGTTCCTGGTGGCGATCGGAGGGTCACTCGGGCAGGCGTTCGGTGTGTGTACGAACGAGTTCGCTCCGGCGGACGGGCGTGTGGTGTCTCTGGCGTACGGCTGCGGGGGGCACTCGGAGGCAGCGGTCATGCCGAAGCCGCCGGTTCCGCCGCCGCACGTGATCGACGAGACGATCGTGGACCCGTTCCCGCTGCGGCCCGCGGCGGACTCGGGCTCGGTGCCGGTGGGCGCGGACGACACGGACGCGGCGGAACTCGGACACTCGTAG
- a CDS encoding prohibitin family protein → MFVLSILLLISAVVLFFVGRGRDVGGWKIGAALSAVAAVLAGVFACVHVVSAYEVGVPVTFGKVGKPMTSGVQFKSPFTDVTSFSTRPVDLDLYDKSVVEVRSSQGGVLYADVTIKWAVIPAKAVELYRLAGSEEAVEERLVLPDSREIIRNVFAKHTSEEGYASAREQIGSQIAALIKERLAPRGIDVTNVNLRNVRPSDKLQDQIDKKIQQEQATERAVEGARTAKAEAERKRIEAEGTARANEILAKSLSDKVLYNQCLEAYKEAARANPVYAVPCGTNANGTPVIVNSGKN, encoded by the coding sequence ATGTTCGTGCTGTCCATACTGCTGCTCATATCGGCGGTCGTGCTCTTTTTCGTAGGCCGGGGCCGAGACGTCGGCGGCTGGAAGATCGGGGCGGCGCTCAGTGCCGTGGCCGCCGTGCTTGCCGGTGTCTTCGCGTGTGTCCATGTCGTGAGCGCCTACGAGGTCGGGGTGCCGGTGACCTTCGGCAAGGTCGGGAAACCGATGACCTCCGGCGTCCAGTTCAAGTCGCCGTTCACCGATGTCACCTCCTTCTCCACCCGCCCGGTGGACCTGGACCTCTACGACAAGAGCGTGGTCGAGGTCCGCTCCTCGCAGGGCGGGGTGCTGTACGCGGACGTCACCATCAAGTGGGCCGTCATCCCGGCCAAGGCGGTCGAGCTGTACCGGCTGGCGGGCAGTGAGGAAGCCGTCGAGGAACGGCTGGTGCTGCCGGACAGCCGCGAGATCATCCGTAACGTCTTCGCGAAGCACACCAGCGAGGAAGGCTACGCCTCCGCCCGTGAGCAGATCGGCTCGCAGATCGCCGCCCTCATCAAGGAGCGTCTGGCCCCGCGCGGGATCGACGTCACCAACGTCAATCTGCGCAACGTGAGGCCGTCGGACAAGCTGCAGGACCAGATCGACAAGAAGATCCAGCAGGAGCAGGCCACCGAGCGGGCCGTCGAGGGGGCGCGTACGGCCAAGGCGGAGGCCGAGCGCAAGCGCATCGAGGCGGAGGGCACCGCCCGCGCCAACGAGATCCTCGCGAAGTCGCTGAGCGACAAGGTGCTGTACAACCAGTGCCTGGAGGCCTACAAGGAAGCCGCCAGGGCCAACCCGGTGTACGCGGTGCCCTGCGGCACGAACGCGAACGGGACGCCCGTCATCGTGAACAGCGGCAAGAACTAG
- a CDS encoding sacsin N-terminal ATP-binding-like domain-containing protein, translating into MSKFVRPAAEGADPFGTARLRRGVLDAWATSPARFREDANAEEDLVLGGYRDRLVVELAQNAADAAARAGVPGRFRLTLREGVLVAANTGAPLDATGVESLSTLRASAKRDVQDGGKDGKGTGAVGRFGVGFAAVLAVSDEPAVVGRHGGVRWALAEARELAAETARHSPGLGDEVRRRDGHVPLLRLPFAAEGTAPAPYDTAVILPLRDTAAEDLAERLLNGVDDALLLTLPGLEEVVIEVGEQTRTLSRRTDASLTLVEDSRDGTSRWRTVSAHGPLDAALLVGRPIEERLRPHWSVTWAVPVDADGTPVPPRTSPVVHAPTPSDEPLGVPALLIASLPLDTARRHAAPGPLTDFLVQRAADAYTELLADWSPVGEGIIALVPGPLGKGELDGQLRHAILERLPRTAFLPPALDPGDDEELPSALRPRDAEVVEGAGADTVLVLAEVLPTLLPAGLERRVELRTLGVARVPLTDAVDRLAGLEKAPEWWHRLYDSLAGVDPDRLSGLPVPLADGRTTIGPRQVLLPTGGQVGAAAPETLARLGLKVAHPDAAHPLLEKLGALPATPRAVLTTPQVRAAVAASLDEDARSLSWDDEDTPDAEELADTVLALVRDAGLEPGDEPWLGALALPDEEGELAPAGELVLPGSSFAQVIREGELALVDGELADRWGEQPLAACGVLATFALVRATDVVLDPDELDPRDSDFAEPDDAGLLDAVDVWSEDILDRFPDSPVPPVATELVAVRDLDLVDDDRWPQALALLAQPPLRDAIVQPVRVLLPDGTHELVRPYTAWWLRGNPVLDGRRPAGLLAAGGDPLLRCLYEEADATGFDDEQVLRALGVRTTVAALLDEPGGAAELLDRLADPDREVTGAQLHALYGALADLDPEQVTLPDDLRAVVDGHVEVVDAADAVVVDSPDLLPFTAGVPLLPVRPAKAAELAELFQVRRLSESVTGEVTSEGAEHDVPESVRVLLGPATPATYVEHEDLVVDGVELDWRRTRDGVVHAATLEGVAAGLAWAAGQWPRRFEVAALIEDPSRTTELARDRWFD; encoded by the coding sequence GTGAGCAAGTTCGTGCGACCTGCAGCTGAGGGCGCGGATCCTTTCGGTACGGCCCGTCTGCGCCGGGGTGTTCTGGATGCCTGGGCGACCAGTCCCGCCCGGTTCCGTGAGGACGCCAACGCCGAGGAGGATCTCGTCCTCGGTGGGTACCGGGACCGGCTCGTCGTCGAGCTCGCCCAGAACGCCGCCGACGCCGCCGCTCGGGCCGGGGTGCCCGGCAGGTTCCGGCTCACCCTGCGCGAGGGCGTCCTCGTCGCCGCCAACACCGGTGCCCCGCTGGACGCCACCGGAGTCGAGTCCCTGTCCACGCTGCGCGCCTCCGCGAAGCGGGACGTCCAGGACGGCGGCAAGGACGGCAAGGGGACGGGCGCCGTCGGACGGTTCGGTGTCGGCTTCGCCGCCGTTCTCGCCGTCAGTGACGAGCCCGCCGTCGTCGGGCGGCACGGTGGTGTGCGGTGGGCGCTCGCCGAGGCGCGCGAGCTGGCGGCCGAGACCGCCCGGCACAGCCCCGGACTCGGTGACGAGGTCCGCCGTCGCGACGGCCATGTGCCCCTTCTCCGGCTGCCGTTCGCCGCCGAGGGCACCGCCCCGGCCCCGTACGACACGGCCGTCATCCTCCCCCTGCGCGACACCGCCGCCGAGGATCTCGCGGAACGGCTGCTGAACGGCGTCGACGACGCGCTTCTTCTGACGCTGCCCGGTCTGGAAGAGGTCGTCATCGAGGTGGGGGAGCAGACGCGCACCCTCAGCCGCCGTACCGACGCCTCGCTGACCCTCGTGGAGGACTCCCGCGACGGTACGAGCCGTTGGCGTACCGTCTCCGCGCACGGGCCCCTGGACGCCGCCCTGCTGGTCGGGCGGCCGATCGAGGAGAGGCTGCGTCCGCACTGGTCGGTCACCTGGGCCGTGCCCGTCGACGCCGACGGCACTCCCGTACCGCCCCGGACCAGCCCCGTCGTGCACGCGCCCACACCGAGCGACGAGCCGCTGGGCGTACCGGCGCTGCTCATCGCCTCGCTCCCGCTGGACACCGCCCGCCGGCATGCCGCGCCGGGCCCGCTCACCGACTTCCTCGTGCAGCGCGCCGCCGACGCCTACACCGAACTCCTCGCCGACTGGAGCCCGGTGGGGGAGGGCATCATCGCGCTCGTGCCCGGCCCGCTGGGCAAGGGCGAGCTGGACGGTCAGTTGCGGCACGCGATCCTCGAACGGTTGCCGCGCACCGCCTTCCTCCCGCCCGCGCTCGACCCGGGGGACGACGAGGAACTGCCCTCCGCCCTGCGCCCCCGGGACGCCGAGGTGGTCGAGGGCGCCGGGGCCGACACCGTCCTTGTCCTCGCCGAGGTACTGCCCACGCTGCTGCCCGCCGGGCTCGAACGCCGGGTGGAGCTACGGACGTTGGGGGTCGCCCGCGTCCCCCTCACCGACGCTGTCGACCGGCTCGCCGGCCTGGAAAAGGCACCCGAGTGGTGGCACCGGCTGTACGACAGCCTGGCCGGCGTCGACCCCGACCGGCTGTCCGGGCTGCCCGTACCGCTCGCCGACGGGCGTACGACCATCGGGCCCCGGCAGGTGCTGCTGCCCACCGGCGGTCAGGTGGGGGCCGCCGCCCCGGAGACCCTGGCCCGCCTCGGCCTCAAGGTCGCCCACCCGGACGCCGCCCACCCGCTCCTGGAGAAGCTCGGCGCCCTCCCGGCCACCCCGCGCGCCGTCCTCACCACCCCGCAGGTACGGGCCGCCGTCGCCGCCTCGCTCGACGAGGACGCCCGCAGCCTGTCGTGGGACGACGAAGACACTCCCGACGCCGAGGAGTTGGCCGACACGGTCCTCGCCCTCGTACGCGACGCGGGCCTCGAACCCGGTGACGAACCGTGGCTCGGCGCCCTCGCCCTCCCCGACGAGGAAGGGGAGTTGGCCCCCGCCGGTGAACTCGTCCTCCCCGGCAGCTCGTTCGCCCAGGTGATCCGAGAAGGCGAACTTGCCTTGGTGGACGGAGAGTTGGCGGACAGGTGGGGCGAGCAGCCGCTCGCCGCCTGCGGAGTCCTCGCGACCTTCGCCCTCGTACGCGCCACCGATGTTGTCCTCGACCCGGACGAACTGGACCCCCGGGACAGCGACTTCGCCGAACCCGACGACGCGGGCCTGCTCGACGCCGTGGATGTGTGGAGCGAGGACATCCTCGACCGCTTCCCCGACTCGCCCGTACCTCCCGTCGCCACGGAACTGGTTGCCGTACGCGACCTCGACCTCGTGGACGACGATCGCTGGCCCCAGGCCCTCGCCCTGCTCGCCCAGCCGCCCCTGCGGGACGCGATCGTCCAGCCGGTGCGTGTCCTGCTGCCCGACGGCACGCATGAACTCGTACGGCCGTACACCGCCTGGTGGTTGCGCGGAAACCCGGTGCTGGACGGCCGGCGTCCGGCCGGTCTCCTGGCGGCGGGCGGCGACCCGCTGCTGCGCTGCCTGTACGAGGAGGCCGACGCCACCGGGTTCGACGACGAGCAGGTGCTGCGGGCCCTGGGCGTACGCACGACGGTCGCCGCCCTCCTCGACGAGCCGGGCGGCGCGGCCGAACTGCTGGACCGTCTCGCCGACCCCGACCGGGAGGTCACCGGCGCCCAACTGCACGCCCTCTACGGCGCGTTGGCCGACCTCGACCCGGAACAGGTCACGCTGCCCGACGACTTGCGGGCGGTGGTCGACGGCCACGTGGAGGTCGTGGACGCGGCGGACGCCGTGGTGGTCGACTCACCCGACCTGCTGCCGTTCACAGCGGGGGTGCCGCTGCTCCCCGTACGCCCGGCGAAGGCGGCCGAGCTGGCCGAGCTGTTCCAGGTACGGCGGCTGAGCGAGTCGGTCACGGGCGAGGTGACGTCGGAGGGTGCGGAGCACGACGTACCGGAGTCGGTACGGGTCCTGCTCGGTCCGGCGACCCCGGCCACCTACGTCGAGCACGAGGACCTCGTCGTCGACGGCGTGGAGCTGGACTGGCGCAGGACGCGGGACGGTGTGGTCCACGCCGCCACCCTGGAGGGCGTCGCGGCCGGGCTCGCCTGGGCGGCCGGACAGTGGCCCCGGCGGTTCGAGGTGGCGGCCCTGATCGAGGACCCGTCGAGGACGACCGAACTGGCGCGGGACCGCTGGTTCGACTGA